CCAAGCCCACGGTAGACACGGTCACGTTGCGCTGAGAAAGACCAAAGCCGGCACCATCCTGGCCGGTAATCTGTCGCACGGCCTGCACCACGCGCTTGTAGTTGGCCAGTGGCTCACCCATGCCCATGAAGACCACGTTGGACAGGCGGCCACCTTCTGCTGCCATCGCGGCTGCAGCATGGCGGAACTGCTCAACGATCTCGCCCGTGGACAAGTTGCGGTCTAGACCGCCCTGGCCGGTAGCGCAGAACGGGCAGGCCATACCGCAGCCGGCTTGGGAAGAAATACACAACGTGGCGCGTCCTGGGTAGCGCATCAGAACCGACTCCAGCAGCGTGCCATCATGCAAACGCCACAGGGACTTAGTGGTCTCGCCGTCATCCGTGGAAGTAGTCCGGATAGGCTGCATGAGCTCAGGGAAGAAGGCTTCCTTAACTGCTTCACGCTTGCCGGCGGGGATATCGGTCATATCCTCTACATTGTCGGTATAGTGCTCGTAATAGTGCTTAGCCAGCTGCTTTGCGCGGAATTTAGGCAGGCCAATTTCTGCGAGCTTGTCAATACGCTCGGTTTCGGTCAGGTCCGCGAAGTGCTTAGGGGGAAGTCCGCGGCGCGGGGCGGAGAAGTTAAGTTTCACTGGTTGAGCCATAGTGTTGCCCATCTTTCCACGGTCTGCGTGGGTTTTTCCAATTGAAAGCCATGCCAAGTGGCATAATCGACAGGTTTAAAGAAATAATGGATGCATGACAAATCCGAATTACCCCGCAGATGACTTTTCTTCTTCCGACGCAGACCTCTCCTCGACGGAGCTGAACACTTCTGCACCGGAGACCGATTCTAGCCTAGAGCCGACGGTCTCTGACTCTACTTCTCACTCCACCCAGCCTTCCGGCAAGGCGAAGGGATCTTTCGCAGCCAGCACTTGGATCGCGCTCATCGTAGATTTCCTGCTGCTGATTGTCCTCATTGTTTTCATCATGCAAAACCAGCACGAGGTTCCCATGAACTTCCTAGGCTGGTCCGGTGAATTCCCTGCCGGAATTGCTTTCCTCATCTTCGCCATTGGCGGAGCACTCATCATGGCTCTGGTGGGTGGCTGGCGCATGTTTGAGTTGCGCCGCCAACTGCGCAAACAGGCTCAGCAGGTATAAGTCTCAACAAGCCGCCTCTCCCCCTTTCCTGCCTTCTTAAGAAGGACTCTTGGGAAGAGGCGGCTTTTGCGTACCCGCTGCTTCTATGGCGTAAACGTTGCCAGGAAGCTAATGGCCACCCAGGTGACCATGGCGGAAGGCAGCATGCCATCCAGGCGGTCCATCAGTCCACCGTGGCCTGGCAGCAAGGCCGACATATCCTTGATTCCCAGCTCACGCTTAAACTGTGATTCCACTAAGTCGCCCAAGGTGGCACAAATGACAAGGCCAAGCCCCATTAGGCCGCCCACCCAGGCATCGTGATGGAGCAGGAACTTCACGGTAAGCGCGCCGGTGACCACGCCAAAAAGGATGGACCCGGCAAAGCCCTCCCACGATTTCTTGGGGCTCACCGCAGGGGCCATGGGATGCGAGCCAAACATCACGCCAGCGATATAGCCACCAGTATCGGAGGCCACCACGCACAACATGAAGACGACGATGGAAGCGGCACCACTGGCAAACGGGGTCGATACCAGCGACAGCATTGCTGCGAAGGTGGCAAAAAGCGGAATCCATGTCAGCACAAAAATGCCGACGGACATATCCCGCAGGTAGTTAATTGGCGGGCGATGGCGACCATTATGGAAGAGGCGACCAAACATGAGCGCCAGCACAGCGGTGACATAGACCGCAACAAGGCCGGGCGCGCCCAGTGGCCACGAGACCCACACCATGGCTTGGCCCAAAATAATGAGCAGCGTGCGCGGAATATAGTAGGAATGCTCCCGCAGGCGGCTGAGCACCTCCCACATGGCAACGCCAACTGCAAGGGCCACGACCGCGTACCACGCGAGTGGTCCAGCCCATACGGCGAGCACGACAAGTGCGCCAAGGCCTACGCCAACGCCGATAGCGGCCGGCAAATCGCGGCCTGCACCATTCTTCGGCTGAGGCAATCGGCGGTTAATGGCGTCACTCACCGTGACCGGCTCCTTTCACTACTTCTTTCGCGCCCCTCGCTGACTTCTACTGCTCGACCTCCCCTACTCCTAACTTCGGAGATGTAGGCCGCGGAACAGAAAAAGCGCCGCCGGCCGGGGACGGGCACGGCGGCAATGACGGGAGGTCTTAGACCTCCATCAGCTCGTTTTCCTTATTTTCTACCAGCTTGTCCACCTGCTCGATGTAGCCGGAAGTAATCTTTTCCATTTCCTTTTCCGCAGCGATGACCTCATCCTCGCCGGCGTCGCCGTCCTTCTGCAGCTTCTTCAACTGCTCCATGGCCTTGCGGCGAATATTACGGATAGCAATCTTGCCGTCCTCGCCCTTGCTCTTGGCCAGCTTCACCATTTCCTTACGACGCTCCTCCGTGAGCTGCGGAACGGTCACGCGCAGAACCTGACCATCGTTGGTGGGATTCACGCCCAAATCCGAGTTGCGGATGGAGTTTTCAATCTCATGAATCATGGACTGCTCATAAGGCTTGATGAGCAGCATGCGCGGCTCCGGTACGGAAATGGTAGCCATCTGGGTAATCGGAGTAGGTACACCGTAGTATTCGGCTACCAAGCCGTTGAACATGGTGGGGTTCGCGCGGCCGGTACGAATGGTCACCAGCTGCTCGCGGGTGTGCTCGACGGAAGCGGTCATGTGCTCTTCTGCTTCGAGCTGAATCTCATCGATCATGAGGTTAAATCATCCTTAAACGAATAGGGGTGGCTGTATAAAAAGGTAGCAGGTTCGCGGCCCTTACAGTATTAGGACTGCACCAGCGTGCCGATAACTTCGCCGCCTGCGGCGCGGGCGATATTGCCCTCCTCCAGCAGGTTAAAGACCAAAATTGGCATATCATTGTCCATGCACAGGCTAAAGGCCGTGGCATCTGCAACCTTGAGGCCCTTTTCAATGACCTCACGCGGAGTGATTTCAGAGTACAGTTCCGCATCCGGGTTGGTGCGTGGGTCATCGGAGTAGACGCCATCGACCGCCTTGGCCAAGAAAAGAACCTCAGCGCCAATTTCCAGGGCTCGCTGCGCGGCAGTGGTATCCGTGGAGAAGTACGGCATGCCCATGCCGGCGCCAAAGATAACCACGCGACCCTTTTCCAGGTGGCGGTCAGCGCGCAGCGGCAGGTACGGCTCGGCAATCTGCGCCATGTTGATGGAGGTCTGCACGCGGCAGTCGACGCCTTGCTGCTTGAGGAAGTCCTGCAATGCAAGGGAATTCATTACCGTGCCCAGCATGCCCATGTAGTCCGAGCGAGCACGGTCCATGCCGCGCTGGGAAAGCTCCGCGCCGCGGAAGAAGTTTCCGCCGCCGATAACCACTGCAATTTCGATTC
This genomic stretch from Corynebacterium tuberculostearicum harbors:
- the rlmN gene encoding 23S rRNA (adenine(2503)-C(2))-methyltransferase RlmN; this translates as MGNTMAQPVKLNFSAPRRGLPPKHFADLTETERIDKLAEIGLPKFRAKQLAKHYYEHYTDNVEDMTDIPAGKREAVKEAFFPELMQPIRTTSTDDGETTKSLWRLHDGTLLESVLMRYPGRATLCISSQAGCGMACPFCATGQGGLDRNLSTGEIVEQFRHAAAAMAAEGGRLSNVVFMGMGEPLANYKRVVQAVRQITGQDGAGFGLSQRNVTVSTVGLAPAIRKLADEDLACTLAVSLHTPDDELRDGLVPVNNRWSVDEVLDAARYYADKSARRVSIEYALIRDKNDQDFRADMLGRKLHQKLGSKVHVNVIPLNPTPGSEWDAAPQDRQDEFVRRVQAQGVPCTVRDTKGDEIAAACGQLAADEREDKSA
- a CDS encoding LapA family protein is translated as MTNPNYPADDFSSSDADLSSTELNTSAPETDSSLEPTVSDSTSHSTQPSGKAKGSFAASTWIALIVDFLLLIVLIVFIMQNQHEVPMNFLGWSGEFPAGIAFLIFAIGGALIMALVGGWRMFELRRQLRKQAQQV
- a CDS encoding phosphatidate cytidylyltransferase; this translates as MSDAINRRLPQPKNGAGRDLPAAIGVGVGLGALVVLAVWAGPLAWYAVVALAVGVAMWEVLSRLREHSYYIPRTLLIILGQAMVWVSWPLGAPGLVAVYVTAVLALMFGRLFHNGRHRPPINYLRDMSVGIFVLTWIPLFATFAAMLSLVSTPFASGAASIVVFMLCVVASDTGGYIAGVMFGSHPMAPAVSPKKSWEGFAGSILFGVVTGALTVKFLLHHDAWVGGLMGLGLVICATLGDLVESQFKRELGIKDMSALLPGHGGLMDRLDGMLPSAMVTWVAISFLATFTP
- the frr gene encoding ribosome recycling factor, giving the protein MIDEIQLEAEEHMTASVEHTREQLVTIRTGRANPTMFNGLVAEYYGVPTPITQMATISVPEPRMLLIKPYEQSMIHEIENSIRNSDLGVNPTNDGQVLRVTVPQLTEERRKEMVKLAKSKGEDGKIAIRNIRRKAMEQLKKLQKDGDAGEDEVIAAEKEMEKITSGYIEQVDKLVENKENELMEV
- the pyrH gene encoding UMP kinase, giving the protein MLKLGGEMFGGGKVGIDPDVVENVARQIAEVSRQGIEIAVVIGGGNFFRGAELSQRGMDRARSDYMGMLGTVMNSLALQDFLKQQGVDCRVQTSINMAQIAEPYLPLRADRHLEKGRVVIFGAGMGMPYFSTDTTAAQRALEIGAEVLFLAKAVDGVYSDDPRTNPDAELYSEITPREVIEKGLKVADATAFSLCMDNDMPILVFNLLEEGNIARAAGGEVIGTLVQS